GAAGGGATGTGGCCCAGGTGTGCCGAAGTTCTCGGTAAACCTGCGGTACACCTGTCAGTTCAGGCGAGCTTCGATCAGTTTCGCTAAGTTCTTGTCAGCCAACTACTTTCAGCTTTTCTAGGCTTCGCAGGGTTTCGATACACTTCCCTCTGCAAGCACCGCTCTACCGAAACTCATAAACCTTGCGCAGCAGCCTGATCAGGGTGTGGCGTTCCTCTGGCGTCAATTGGGTGACGGCTTCGGATTCCAGCGTTGACACCACTTGTTGGGTTTGCGCTTGCAGTTGCTCACCCGCTGCGGTGGCATACAGCCCTTGGGCGCGCCGGTCATTGGGGTGGGGCCGTTTTTCAATCAGCCCGCGCGCTTGCATCTGGCGGATCATGCCCACCAGGTTGGGCGGCAGAATGGCCAACATCGAACTGAGCTGTCGGGACGTGATGCCGGGGTTGTGGGTGATCAGCGTCAAGACCGAAAAATCGACCACCCGCAAGCCGTAAGGCGCCATGCGCTCCATGAACACCCCGATCACGGCCAAGGCCGCCCGACGGGCGTTGTAGCCGATCAGGCTTTCGAGAAAGGCGTTGTCGATGGCGGTGGGTATCTCCACCGGGGAAAGGCAGGTGGCTTCGGTGGACGCTTCAAGCACAGTGGACATAGGCCGGATGTTACCCCGAGGCAGCGCTCACTTGGGTGCTTTGGGTTTGATGATGTTTGGGGCTGCGTCGGCATGCAAGGCCTCCACCAGCGCCTCGCGCTGTTTGAGCACCATGCGTTGGTTGATCGAGCCCTTGTCGGTGATTTCACCCCGGTCGATGGATGGCGGCTCGGCCAACAACAGGGCGCGGGCGATGCGGGTAGCGCTGCCCGTGGCAGACTGGGCCAGTTGATCGACCAGTTGCTGGAAATGGCTGCGCACTGCGGGGTGGTTCAGCACGTCTGGCCAAGGCGCGTGGGGTGGCAAAGCGCTCAACGCCCTGACGTGCGGACTCGGGAAGATCAAGGCGCCCACTTCGCCACGGTTCAGGCCAGTGAGCACGACATCTTGCACATAAGGCGAGCCGGCGGCAATTACCTTGGCGCGCATCGGGCCGACGCTGACAAAGGTGCCGGTGCTGAGCTTGAAGTCTTCGGCGATGCGGCCATCGAAACGCAAGCCTTTGTGCACGTTGGCCGGGTCGATCCAGGCCACGGCGTCGCCGCTGCAAAAAAATCCTTCGTCGTCAAAAGCCTGTGCGGTGGCTTCGGGGCTGCGCCAATAGCCGGGGGTGATGTTCGGGCCTTTGTAGCGGATTTCGGTCTTGCCGTCGGTCTCGATCAGCTTGATTTCGAGCCCTGGGCCGGGCACCCCCAGATCGCCGGCTTGCACGTCGCTGCTGTTGACCGACAAGGCGAACGGCCCAGATTCCGTCATGCCCAAGCCCGTTCCCATGACGATGCGCTCCCCGATCTCCCGTTCCTGCACCGCGTGCAGGGCATCCCAGATGGGCTGCGAGAGCGCCGCAGCCGCGTAAAAGAACATGCGCACTTGGCTGAGCAGGTTCTGGCGCAGCACGGCATCGGTTTGCATGACCTCGGCGATCACTTCAAAGCCGGTGGGGACGTTGAAGTACACCGTAGGGGCTATCTCGCGCAGGTTGCGCAGCGTCTCGCCCATCAGCGCCGGCACGGGCTTGCCCTCGTCGATGTAGAGCGTGCCGCCGTTGTACAGCACCATGCCGAAGTTGTGGTTGCCGCCAAAGGTGTGGTTCCAGGGCAGCCAGTCAACCAGCACCAGCGGCTCCATGGCCAGCGGGGTCAAAAACTGACGCATCTGTTGCTGGTTGGCGCACCACATGCGCTGGGTGTTGATGACGGCCTTGGGCAGCTTGGTCGAGCCCGAGGTGAAGAGGAATTTGGCGATCGTGTCTGGTCCGACCTTGGCGTAGGCTGCGTCCACAGCAGCCGTGGGCTCGGTCGCCATGAGCCGATCGAAACGCATCCATTGGCCGTCTGCGCGCTGAAAGCGCCCCGGATGCGTCAGCACGATCGGGCAATCGGCCGGCACGGTGGCCCGCAGGGCGTCGGCATATCGGTCTCCGTCGCTGGCAAACACCAGGCCGGGCGTGAGCGTGGCCAGCACGTGTTTGAGTTTGCCGAAGTCGGTGCTGAGGGTCGAATAGGCCGGCGAAGTCGAGCAATAGGGGATACCAACGTACAGGCACGCCAAGGCAAGCAGTGCATGCTCCAGATCGTTTTCGCTCAGAATGACGACCGGGCGCTGCGCGCTCAGCTTGTGTTGCAGCAGCGCTTGCCCGATGCGGCGCGCACCCGCCAGCGCTTGCGCAAAAGTCAGGTGCTGCCAGTCGCCCAACGCCCCGTCGGGCAGGCGCTCGCGGCGGGCAAACAGGGTGCGATCGGGTGCCGTCTGCACCCAGTGTAGGAGTCGCTCGCCCATGGTGCGGGCGTAGGGCTGCAACTCGGCCTCGCTGCGCAGATAGCGCACGCCTTGGGCGCCTTCCCGCACCCGCACTTGGCTCACACCGAACGCCACCGCACGGTAACGCGGCTTGCTGGTGGGTGTGCTCATGATTTTTGCACTTTGCTGGCGCGTCCTTCGAGAAAAGCCCTGACCCGCTCTTTGGCTTCGGGTGCAGATTGGGCGATGGCCGCCATCAGGGCCTCGGTCATCAGGCCGTGGTCGGCGCTTTGCTCGGCAATTCGTGGCAGCACGTGGGTCAGGGCATAGTTGGTGGCCTGCGTGTTGAGGGCAATCTTTTCTGCCAGCTCCAGCGCCTTGTCCAAGGCTTGGCCAGCGGGCACCAGATACTGGGCAAAGCCCGCCCGCTCGCCTTCTTGGGCGTTGTAGACGCGGCCGGTCAGCATCATGTCGGTCATGCGCGCCACGCCGACCAGTCGCGGCACGCGCACCGATCCGCCACCACCGACAAAAATACCCCGCGAGCCCTCGGGCAGTGCGTAGAAGGCCGATTCATCGGCCACGCGGATGTGGGCCGCGCAGGCCAGTTCGAGCCCACCGCCCACAACGGCTCCGTGCAAGGCCGCGACCACCGGCACGCGGCCAAACTGCACCGCATCCAGCGCCTTGTGCCACATCCGGGAGTGGTGCATGCCCTCGACCGCGTTGCGCTCGCTCAGTTCGCTCAGGTCCAGCCCCGCGCTGAAATGGCTGCCGTCTCCCGCGATCACGGCCGCTTTGATGTCGGGGCCAAAGCCCTCGAAAGCCTGGCGCAAGCCCATCACCAGCCCATCGTTGATGGCGTTGCGCTTGGCCGCACGGGTGAGCCGCACGATGGCCACGGCGCCCCGCAGTTCCAGAGAGAGATCGGCAGAAAGGGCGGTGATTGACATGGGGTCTCCTTGCTTGAGCGATGAAATCTGGTTATAGTATATAAATAAAAATCGCCAATCACAACGGGCTCAAGGGTTATCCCATGGGCCGATTGACGCCAACCACTGGAGACCCATCCGATGAAAACCTTTGCCCATCGTTTTGCCCACGCTTGGCTGCTCGACGGGGTGCGCACGCCCATGGTGGACTATTGCGGAGCCTTTGGCGACATCTCGCCGACCGACATGGGCATCAAGGTGGCACGCGCCGTGATCGAGCGCGCCGGTGTGGCGGCCAGCGATGTGGACTCTGTCATCACCGGATCGATGGCGCAGGCCGATTTCGATGCCTACATGCTGCCTCGCCACATCGGCCTCTACGCCGGGGTGCCGCTGTCGACGCCAGCCATTTTGGTGCAGCGCATCTGTGGCACCGGCTTTGAGCTTTTGCGCCAAGCAGCCGATCAGATCGCCTTGGGTTATGCCGACCTGGCGCTGGTGGTGGGCGCCGAGTCGATGACGCGCAACCCGATTGCCGCTTACAACCACCGCACGGGTTTCAAGCTGGGAGCACCGGTGGGTTTCAAGGATTTTTTGATGGAAGCGCTGATCGACACCGCGGTGCCGGTGACGATGATCGAAACCGCCGAAAACCTGGCCCGCCTATACGGCATCAGTCGGGTCGACGTTGACCGCTACGCCTGCCGCTCGTTCGAGCTTGCGCTCAAAGCCCAGGCCGATGGCTTTTTGGCTGGCGAGATCGTGCCGGTGCAGTCCGAGACCTTTGCACTGGCCGGTTACCACCCGCGCGGCATCCGTTTGCCACGCAAGGTGGCGCAGGTGGCGCAAGACACCCACCCGCGGCCGTCACCGGTGGACGCGCTGGCCCAGCTGCGCACCGTTTATGAAGGCGGTGTGCAGACGGCAGGCAACAGCTCGGCCTTGGTCGATGGGGCCGCGGGGGCGCTGGTGGCCAGCGACGCTTACGTGCAGCGCCATGCCCTCAAGCCGCTGGCGCGGCTGGTGGGTGCCGCCGCCGTGGGGGTGGCGCCAGAAATCATGGGCATAGGCCCGGCCCCGGCCATTCGTGCCTTGCTCGAGCGCTGCGGGCTGTCCCTAAACGACATCGACTTGTTCGAGATCAACGAGGCCCAAGGCGCACAGACCATTGCGGTGGAGCGCGAGCTGGGGCTGGATCGCAACCAGCTCAATGTCAACGGGGGCGCCATTGCCCTGGGCCATCCACTGGCGGCAACCGGGTTGCGCCTGACGATTACCCTGGCGCGCGAGCTCAGGCGCCGTGGTTTGCGCTATGGGGTGGCCTCTGCCTGTGTGGGCGGCGGCCAAGGGATGGCCCTGCTTGTGGAAGTCTGATTGCAACGTTCACTATGTTTCGGAGACAAACATGAAAATCATCACCGCCGACGAAGCGGGCGCCCTGATTCCCGACGAAGCCACCATTTTCTTGGGCGGTTTGGCGGTGACCGGGTTAGCCGAAGAGGTGTTGCACGGCCTCGAGCGCACCTTTTTGCAGACCGGCCATCCGCGCCAGCTCAGCACTTGGGCCTGTGGCGCGATCGGCAATTCTGGCGCGGCCGGCATGAAGCACTTTGCCCACCCAGGCATGATCAAGCGGGTGGTGGCCGGTCATTTCGGTCAGACCGGCAAAGAGATGATGAAGATGGTTTTCGATGGCGAAGTCGAGGCCTACAACTTCCCCCAAGGCTCTTTATCGCACCTCACGCGGCAGATTGCCAACCGTTCGCCGGGCTTGCTGACCCAAGTGGGTCTGGGTACATTTGTCGATCCCCGGCTGGAGGGCGGCAAGATGAACCGCCGTTCGACGCAAGACCTGGTCAAACGGGTTCAGTTTGAGGGGCAGGAGTGGCTGTATTACGCGCCACCAAAAATCGACGTCGCCATCATTCGCGGCACCTTGTCCGATGAGCGGGGCAACATCACGCTGGACAAAGAAGGCATGCTGCTGGAACAGTTGTCGATCGCCCAAGCGGCCAAGCGCTGCGGGGGCATCGTGATCTGTCAGGTCGAGGCCGTGGTGCAGGCCGGCAGCTTGCACCCGAAGTCGGTGAAGGTGCCGGGCATGCTGGTCGATTACGTGGTCATCGGCCAACCCGAAAACCACATGCAGAGCATTGCCACGCAGTTCAATCCCGCCTTGTGCGGCGATGTGCAGGTGCCGGCGGACCATTTGCAGCCCATGCCGCTGGACGAGCGCAAGGTGATCGCGCGCCGTGCGGCCATGGAGCTCACCCCCGGGGCCGTCACGAACCTCGGGATCGGCATTCCGGCCGGCATTCCGACCGTGGCGGCCGAAGAGGGGGTTTCGGACCTGCTCATGCTCTCGATCGAATCGGGTGTCAATGGGGGCATTCCCGCGCAGCTGGGCGATTTCGGTCTGGCTTACAACGCCGAATCGATCATCGAGCAAAGCGCCCAGTTTGATTTTTACGACGGCGGCGGGCTGGCGGCTAGCTTTTTGGGTTTGGCCCAGACAGACGCCCATGGCAACGTCAACGTGAGCAAATTCAACGGCCGACCTGTGGGCTGCGGTGGCTTCATCAACATCACCCGCGCAACCAAAAAGCTGGTGTTCTGCGGCAGTTTCACCGCCGCAGGGCTGGCGGTCAAGGTGGGGGAGGGCAGGCTCACCATCGTGCAAGAGGGCAAAGCCCGCAAGTTCATTGACCAAGTCGAGCAAATCACTTTTAACGGCCACGATGCCGCCTTGCGGCAGCAGGACGTGGTTTTCATCACCGAGCGCGCTGTCTTTCGCTTGCGCGAAGGCGGTCTGGAGCTGACAGAAATTGCGCCAGGTGTCGATCTGGAGCGGGATGTGCTGGCGCACATGGCTTTCCGGCCCATCATCAAGGATTTGAAGACCATGGACCCCGGCATCTTCAGTGAACGGTGGGGCGGGCTCGGCGCTCACCTGGGGCGCTGAAGGCCCAACTGCCGCTCAGCCTCCCAGCCTCTCAGAGCTCCAAAACCAAGCGAGGGCTGAGGGCGCGCGAGCAGCAGGGCAAAAACCGATCGTTGGCCGCGCGTTCCTCGTCGGTGAGGTACTGGTCGCGATGATCCGGCGTGCCGGCGCGCACACCCGTCAGGCAGGTGCCACAGACCCCCTGTTCGCACGACATGGGGATGTCCAGCCCAGCGGCGAGCAGCGCGGCCAACGCGCTCTGGTGCGCTTGAACGGGGATTACGCGGCCAGAGCTGGCCAGCTGGAGTTCAAAAGCCCCTTGGTTGGCGCTGGCCACCGGGGCGGCGCCAAAGTATTCGCGGTGTAGGCGATTTTCGGGCCAACCCGCATCACGGCCTGCTTGCAGCACGGCATCGATGAACCCTTGCGGGCCGCACACATACAGATGCGTGCCAGCGGGTGCTTGGCGGATGGTGGCGGCGATGTCCAACTTCTGCATCGGCTCGCCATCATCGTAATGGTGCTGCACTTGGGCGGCAAAGGGGGAACTGGCCAAGGTGTCGAGGAATGGCGTGCGTGCCCGCGAACGGGTGCAAAAGTGCAGCTCAAAGGGCTGCCCGGTTTGGAAAAGCGCTTGCGCCATGGCCCATAGCGGCGTGATACCGATGCCGCCCGCCAGCAACAGATGAAAAGGCGCTTGGGCGTCGAGCGGAAAATGGTTGCGCGGCGGGCTGATGGCCAGGGCGGTTCCCACTAGAAGGTGCGCATGCACGGCTTGGGAGCCGCCACGGCTGGCCGGATCGCGCAGCACGGCAATTCGGTAGCAGCTTTCTCCGCCCGGCGGGTTGCAAAGCGAGTAGGGCCGCACCAGCCCCCCCGGCAGATGCACATCGATGTGGGCGCCGGCAGCAAAAGCAGGCAGCGCATTGCCGTCCTCTGGCACCAGGTCCAGGCTGACGATGTCTAGGGCCTCGATGCGCCGCGCAGCCACGCGCACGGCGATCAAATCCAGCTTCATCATGCCACGACGCCTTGTTCGGCGGCCAGCCAGCGGTCGATGACCTTGCGCGACTGCACGCCCCCGGCGTCGATGTTGAGCATCAGCAGCTTGCGCTCGGGGTGTGCGCTCAGGTTCTTTTGCTGACGCTCCAGCATTTCTAGGTCTTCAGCGAAGATCTTGCCTTGGCCTTCGCGGATTTTTTCGGTCAGCTCTGGGTCGGTCGGTTTGAACCGGCGCGCCATGCCCCAGAAGTAATGCATCGAGGTCGCGGTTTCGGGTGTGATGAAGTCCACCACCCAACTGGCTGCCTTGACCGCATCGGGCGCGTGATAGCCCCCGTTGCCGGCCAGCGCCACGCCCACTTCGATCATCACGTGGCTGGGCGGCGTGAAATGGCAGATTTGCCAGCGGTCAACCGGCCGATCGTCGGGCAGCCCGTTCAGGCGCAAAGCCATTTGCCAAAAGGGCGGGGCCTCGATCCCCTCCATGTAGCGCTCGGTGATGACATGGTCGCCTGCGACACGGGTTTGACAGGGCGCTTCGTCTATTTCTTTCTGCCCGATGCTGTTGCTGTGCACGTAGGTTTCGTGCGTCAGGTCCATCAGGTTGTCGATCATCAACCGGTAGTCGCAGCCGATGTGATACAGCCCGCCGCCGTAGCCGAAAGCCGGGTTGCCCAGCCACTCGAACTGGGGAATCAGCGCCACATCGGCCTGGCTGGGGTGGCCCGGCCACACCCACACGAAGCCATGCGCCTCATGCACCGGGTAACTGGCGATGGCCGGAAAACCCCGCACGCGCTGACACGGCATCGAGGCCGTCTTGCCATCACCCCCCATGGCCAAGCCGTGGTAGCCGCACACCAAGGTGTCGCCTTGCACAAAGCCCAGCGACAGCGGCGCACCCCGATGGGGGCAAAAATCTTCAACGGCCGCGACCTGCCCGCTGGCCTGGCGGAAAAAAGCCATCGGCTTGTTGCAGATGTGACGACCCAGCGGGCGCGTGCTGCCTATCTCGTGGCTGCGCGCAGCCACATACCAGGTGTTGAGCGGGTACATGCAGGTCTCCTATAGGTGATTGTTTACATTCAGTGTACTGAATGTGATGTTATTTTAGTACGTTAGGCCGTTTTGGCAAGAGGGCTATCTGGAAGAACGTTCGTTGGGTAGGGGTGTTGTCAGTCCCGCAAATTTGGACAGCAGCCGCACGAGCTCCGCCTGCTCCTCGGCAGACAAGGAAGCCATCAAACGCTCGTACATGGGGGCGACGCGCGGCAACATGTCTGCGAGGATTGCTTTCCCTTGTGCGGTCAGACTCAAGCTGCGCTGTCGCCGGGGCAGCAGCTTGCGGACAATCCAGCCTTTGGCTTCAAGGCGCGTGGCGATGTCCGCAGTGGTTGAGGTATCCAGGGCCACCTTTACGGCCAGAGTCACTTGGTCGATATCGGGCGTTTCAGCAAGAGCACGCAGCACAGCGTACTGGACGGGGGTGACTTGACGGCCATGCACCTCATGGAAAGCGGCAACGGCCAACTGGTGGGCGCGACGGATCAGGTGACCAGGCTCGCGATACAGGTGTGCATCAAAAAGGGGCTTCACAGGTCTGAAGGATACGTCAAACCGTGAAGCCCCTGGAGCATGCCTGAACGAGGATGCTTTTATTCAGCGGTAATGCCCGCTTGCCGGATGAATTGCCCAAAGCGGTTGCGGTCGCTCGTCATGCGTTCGGCAAAAGCCTGACGGCTCAAGGCCATCGGTTCAGCGCCCATGGCGCGTATCGCCTCTTGCACCCGTGCGTTTGTCAGCGTGCGGTTGACTTCTTGGTGCAGCCGGTCGAGCAAGGAAACGGGTGTGCCGCTGGGCATGTAAATGCCAAACAGCGTGTCCACGTCAAAACCGGGGAAGCCGGATTCCACCAGGGTGGGGACGTTGGGAAACTGTGCTGCTCGCACCGGGCTTCCCACGCCCAAAAGCCGCAAACGGCCCGCGGCGGCATGGGGCAGGCCAGGGCCGGAATCGAACATGAACTGAATCTCGCCACTGAGCAAGGCGGCCAAGGCGGGCGCTGCACCGCGATAAGGCACGTGCGATGCCTGGAGCCCTACCTGACGCAGCATCATTTCGGCCGCTAGGTGGGGTGAGCTGCCCTGGCCGTTGGAGCCGTAGTTGAGACGAGCCGGGTTGGCACGGATGTGAGCCACCAGCTCTTGAACGTTGTTGGCGGGTACCGAAGGATGCACCATCAGGAACAGGGACAGCCGCGCGACCGAGGCCAGCGGAATCACGTCGCGCTCGGCATCGAACGGCATCTGGCTAAAGAGGAAGGGGTTGGAAATCATGGTGCTGCCCGGGCTGAACAGCATCGTGTAGCCATCTGCCGCAGAGCGCGCGGCCTCGGAAGCGCCGAGGTTGCCCGATGCCCCCGCACGGTTGACCACCACCACCGGTTGACCCAGCGATTCGGCGAGCACCGCCGCGATCGGGCGCGCGATGGCGTCCGAGCTGCCGCCAGCGGGGAAGTTGACCATCAAGCGTATCGAGCGGCTGGGCCAGCTCGACTGGGCCCAGGCGGGTATCGTGGCTGCGCTGAGGGCCAGCCCCGCGCCTAGGGCGAGAGCGTGACGACGATTCAGCTGGGGTGGGCGATGGGTCATGGGTTGCTCCTGGTGCGGATTTATGGGGCTTTGCGGCTGCCGTCCGACTTGACGTGCAGATGGTTGTGCAGCTTAATTGAAGAATAGTTATATTTCATCAGTGTTTTCCCGGAGCGCAAGCGGTGTTTTTTGGCCAGCCGGTGCCGGGCCGGGCGATGGCCTACTGCGCAGGCACGCGATCAGCGCATCAACAGCGCCATGAGCAGCAGCAGCGCCAGCAGCGCCGCTCCGGCCACGGGCAGGCGGCGCAGTTGGCGCTCTTCGAGCCACAGGGTGCGCGGCCAGCGGTGTGCCGGGGTGGGGCTGGGGCCGCGGTAGCGGTCCAGCTGCGCCGACAGCGCCAGCATGGCGAGCCAAAAGCGCTGCAGCGGCGCTTCGATCAGGCCCAGCAGGTCGCCGGGGGTGATCTGGGGCGGGGTGCGTAAGGGCTGGCTGTGGCTGCTGTGCGGGCGGCCCGTCAGGGTGTAGCCCGACCAGTGCAGCGCAGCCCCAGCCAGCGCCGCACCGAGCAGCAGCGGCAGCATTGCCAGGGCAAAGCTCAGGGCTGGGAAGGCCAGCGCGGGCGCTGCGGCGAATGGCGGCGGCAGACCCGGCGGCGCGATGCCCAAAAACACCAGCAGACCGGGCACGCCCAAGGCGAGCGAAGCCAGCAGCAGCGCCAGCCAAGGCGCGCGCAGCGTGGGGGTGGCGTGCCCGCCGGCGGGGGCAGCGGCGCTGGCGGTGCCTGGTGCAGCGGTAGTTGCGGTGGCAGCCGTGGCAGCGGTGGTTGCGGTGCCCCCTGTGCTTGCCGTGGCTGCGGTCGCTGCTGAGGCTGCATGAGCATGGGCATCGGGGTCTGCCTGCGGTTGCGCCTGCAACCACAGCAGGCGCAGCATCAGCAGCGTGGTGCCCAAGGCCCCGATGGGCAGCAGCCAGGTGAGCGCTTCGGGCCATGGGGCGGGCAGGCTGGAGAGCGCCTGCTTGAGCCCGTCTTTGGCCCAAAAGCCGCTGCTCAGGGGCAGACCGGCCAGTGCCAAGGCGGGCAGGGCTTGCATGGCCAGTGCCCAGCGCCGCGCCGCGCCCGCGGCCTGCGCCAGCGCCGCCACACCCAAGAACAGGGTGCCCTTGGCCAGCCCGTGGTGCAGGGCGTAGAGCGCCAGCGCCGGGGCCAGCGCCGGCCAAGCGCCGGGGTGCAGCAGCGCCGCGCCGATGCCCAGCGTCATGAACCCCATTTGGCTGATGCTGGAATAGGCCAGCAACACCTTGGGCTGGCGCTGGGTGAGCCCGATCAGCACCGCGATCAGCGCCGCCAGCAGCCCCAGCAGCAGCGCCGCCGCGCCCAGCAGCGGCCAAGGCTCGGTGCCCAGGGGCAATAACCGCATCCAGCCCAGCAGCCCGGCCTTGATCATCACGCCCGAGAGCACGGCGCTGGCCGGTGTCGGGGCCACCGGGTGCGCCAGCGGCAGCCACAGGTGCAGCCCCAGCACCCCGGCCTTGACGCCAAATCCCAAAAAAATCAGCGCCGTGGCCAAGCTGGCGTGCTGCCCACCGTTGCCTTCCAGCGGCAGGGCGAGCGATTCGCTGCCGGCCACGCGCAGCAGCAACCCGGACAGCAGCAGCGCCTCGCCCAGCACCGCCATGATCAGATAGACCCGACCGGCGCGCCAAGCGTCGGCGCTGCGCGCATGCACCACCAAGCCGTAAGCGGCAAAGCTCATCAGGGCAAAACCGGCGTAAAAACCGATGGCGTCTTGGGCCACGATCAGCCACAGGTTGCCGCTCAGCGCCGCCAGCCAAAAGCCCCACAGCGCGTGGCGCCGTTCGTCGTGGCGGTGATAGATCTGTGCGGCCCAGCCGGCTAGGCTCCAGAGCAGGCCCGCGAGCAGCAAAAAGACGGTGCCTAGGCCGTCGAGCCCAAAGCGCAGGCCCAGCAGCAGCTGCGGCCACTCCAGCGCCATGGGCGGTGCAGCGGGTGCGGCCAAGCTCACCGTGGGGCCGGTCAGGGCAGCGCCAAGAATAGTAGCGCTAAGGGCAGGGCCCAAGGCGGCGTACAAGGCCGCATACAGGGCAAGCAGCAGCGCCGGCACAGCCGCCCAAGGGGCCAGCGCGGTTGCCAAGGCACGGCTGCGCCGCCACAGCAGCAGCAAGATCAGCAGCAGCGGAAACAGGGGCAGCAGCGGCAGCCACGGCAGCGGCACGGCAGCCAGCGCCAGGGTGCTGTTCATGGCAGGTACTCGGTGGCGGTGATGAACCGCACCCAATCCAGCGGGCTCAGCGGCACCCCGGCCGCCAGACCGGCGAGCAGCGCCAGCGCCGCCGCGCAGAGCGTGGGCAGCAGCAGCAAGGGGGCGGCGTCGCCAG
This sequence is a window from Serpentinimonas maccroryi. Protein-coding genes within it:
- a CDS encoding MarR family winged helix-turn-helix transcriptional regulator, which codes for MEIPTAIDNAFLESLIGYNARRAALAVIGVFMERMAPYGLRVVDFSVLTLITHNPGITSRQLSSMLAILPPNLVGMIRQMQARGLIEKRPHPNDRRAQGLYATAAGEQLQAQTQQVVSTLESEAVTQLTPEERHTLIRLLRKVYEFR
- a CDS encoding feruloyl-CoA synthase, whose protein sequence is MSTPTSKPRYRAVAFGVSQVRVREGAQGVRYLRSEAELQPYARTMGERLLHWVQTAPDRTLFARRERLPDGALGDWQHLTFAQALAGARRIGQALLQHKLSAQRPVVILSENDLEHALLALACLYVGIPYCSTSPAYSTLSTDFGKLKHVLATLTPGLVFASDGDRYADALRATVPADCPIVLTHPGRFQRADGQWMRFDRLMATEPTAAVDAAYAKVGPDTIAKFLFTSGSTKLPKAVINTQRMWCANQQQMRQFLTPLAMEPLVLVDWLPWNHTFGGNHNFGMVLYNGGTLYIDEGKPVPALMGETLRNLREIAPTVYFNVPTGFEVIAEVMQTDAVLRQNLLSQVRMFFYAAAALSQPIWDALHAVQEREIGERIVMGTGLGMTESGPFALSVNSSDVQAGDLGVPGPGLEIKLIETDGKTEIRYKGPNITPGYWRSPEATAQAFDDEGFFCSGDAVAWIDPANVHKGLRFDGRIAEDFKLSTGTFVSVGPMRAKVIAAGSPYVQDVVLTGLNRGEVGALIFPSPHVRALSALPPHAPWPDVLNHPAVRSHFQQLVDQLAQSATGSATRIARALLLAEPPSIDRGEITDKGSINQRMVLKQREALVEALHADAAPNIIKPKAPK
- a CDS encoding crotonase/enoyl-CoA hydratase family protein, producing MSITALSADLSLELRGAVAIVRLTRAAKRNAINDGLVMGLRQAFEGFGPDIKAAVIAGDGSHFSAGLDLSELSERNAVEGMHHSRMWHKALDAVQFGRVPVVAALHGAVVGGGLELACAAHIRVADESAFYALPEGSRGIFVGGGGSVRVPRLVGVARMTDMMLTGRVYNAQEGERAGFAQYLVPAGQALDKALELAEKIALNTQATNYALTHVLPRIAEQSADHGLMTEALMAAIAQSAPEAKERVRAFLEGRASKVQKS
- a CDS encoding thiolase family protein, which gives rise to MKTFAHRFAHAWLLDGVRTPMVDYCGAFGDISPTDMGIKVARAVIERAGVAASDVDSVITGSMAQADFDAYMLPRHIGLYAGVPLSTPAILVQRICGTGFELLRQAADQIALGYADLALVVGAESMTRNPIAAYNHRTGFKLGAPVGFKDFLMEALIDTAVPVTMIETAENLARLYGISRVDVDRYACRSFELALKAQADGFLAGEIVPVQSETFALAGYHPRGIRLPRKVAQVAQDTHPRPSPVDALAQLRTVYEGGVQTAGNSSALVDGAAGALVASDAYVQRHALKPLARLVGAAAVGVAPEIMGIGPAPAIRALLERCGLSLNDIDLFEINEAQGAQTIAVERELGLDRNQLNVNGGAIALGHPLAATGLRLTITLARELRRRGLRYGVASACVGGGQGMALLVEV
- a CDS encoding acyl CoA:acetate/3-ketoacid CoA transferase; protein product: MKIITADEAGALIPDEATIFLGGLAVTGLAEEVLHGLERTFLQTGHPRQLSTWACGAIGNSGAAGMKHFAHPGMIKRVVAGHFGQTGKEMMKMVFDGEVEAYNFPQGSLSHLTRQIANRSPGLLTQVGLGTFVDPRLEGGKMNRRSTQDLVKRVQFEGQEWLYYAPPKIDVAIIRGTLSDERGNITLDKEGMLLEQLSIAQAAKRCGGIVICQVEAVVQAGSLHPKSVKVPGMLVDYVVIGQPENHMQSIATQFNPALCGDVQVPADHLQPMPLDERKVIARRAAMELTPGAVTNLGIGIPAGIPTVAAEEGVSDLLMLSIESGVNGGIPAQLGDFGLAYNAESIIEQSAQFDFYDGGGLAASFLGLAQTDAHGNVNVSKFNGRPVGCGGFINITRATKKLVFCGSFTAAGLAVKVGEGRLTIVQEGKARKFIDQVEQITFNGHDAALRQQDVVFITERAVFRLREGGLELTEIAPGVDLERDVLAHMAFRPIIKDLKTMDPGIFSERWGGLGAHLGR
- a CDS encoding PDR/VanB family oxidoreductase, whose translation is MKLDLIAVRVAARRIEALDIVSLDLVPEDGNALPAFAAGAHIDVHLPGGLVRPYSLCNPPGGESCYRIAVLRDPASRGGSQAVHAHLLVGTALAISPPRNHFPLDAQAPFHLLLAGGIGITPLWAMAQALFQTGQPFELHFCTRSRARTPFLDTLASSPFAAQVQHHYDDGEPMQKLDIAATIRQAPAGTHLYVCGPQGFIDAVLQAGRDAGWPENRLHREYFGAAPVASANQGAFELQLASSGRVIPVQAHQSALAALLAAGLDIPMSCEQGVCGTCLTGVRAGTPDHRDQYLTDEERAANDRFLPCCSRALSPRLVLEL
- a CDS encoding aromatic ring-hydroxylating oxygenase subunit alpha, which encodes MYPLNTWYVAARSHEIGSTRPLGRHICNKPMAFFRQASGQVAAVEDFCPHRGAPLSLGFVQGDTLVCGYHGLAMGGDGKTASMPCQRVRGFPAIASYPVHEAHGFVWVWPGHPSQADVALIPQFEWLGNPAFGYGGGLYHIGCDYRLMIDNLMDLTHETYVHSNSIGQKEIDEAPCQTRVAGDHVITERYMEGIEAPPFWQMALRLNGLPDDRPVDRWQICHFTPPSHVMIEVGVALAGNGGYHAPDAVKAASWVVDFITPETATSMHYFWGMARRFKPTDPELTEKIREGQGKIFAEDLEMLERQQKNLSAHPERKLLMLNIDAGGVQSRKVIDRWLAAEQGVVA
- a CDS encoding MarR family winged helix-turn-helix transcriptional regulator, with translation MKPLFDAHLYREPGHLIRRAHQLAVAAFHEVHGRQVTPVQYAVLRALAETPDIDQVTLAVKVALDTSTTADIATRLEAKGWIVRKLLPRRQRSLSLTAQGKAILADMLPRVAPMYERLMASLSAEEQAELVRLLSKFAGLTTPLPNERSSR
- a CDS encoding Bug family tripartite tricarboxylate transporter substrate binding protein — protein: MTHRPPQLNRRHALALGAGLALSAATIPAWAQSSWPSRSIRLMVNFPAGGSSDAIARPIAAVLAESLGQPVVVVNRAGASGNLGASEAARSAADGYTMLFSPGSTMISNPFLFSQMPFDAERDVIPLASVARLSLFLMVHPSVPANNVQELVAHIRANPARLNYGSNGQGSSPHLAAEMMLRQVGLQASHVPYRGAAPALAALLSGEIQFMFDSGPGLPHAAAGRLRLLGVGSPVRAAQFPNVPTLVESGFPGFDVDTLFGIYMPSGTPVSLLDRLHQEVNRTLTNARVQEAIRAMGAEPMALSRQAFAERMTSDRNRFGQFIRQAGITAE